The following coding sequences are from one Penaeus monodon isolate SGIC_2016 chromosome 21, NSTDA_Pmon_1, whole genome shotgun sequence window:
- the LOC119586476 gene encoding piggyBac transposable element-derived protein 3-like isoform X2 yields the protein MAAGWRKERRNSLFSNIVAPMEYQRLLAEFSNSDLSSISDDDDDWPSSPLRRRELFHELCANTESSASESDEENNRDGNVTTRSPEVTSSTAAAQTGPSRNLNTSGCHHFRRNINFNHRFTVDVDNNFQGTNFQSTVLSPVDYFMAYLSPEILDAMTLETQKKYMSKKGKPLSLTVDQMKKFIGINFLMSVLKFPRIKMYWQKKTRISVIADAMSHDMFSVIIASLKVFDESLLNAAQRKSDRFHKIRPLIDCVRSRCLELDRPQYVSVDEMIIPFTGRTHLKQFTPRKPNPHGLKIFVLASSDGQVLDFEFFQGKEDLLLNVQRTGLHLPEWGTLKIGEAAVLRFVKSVSRGTSFFFDRFFTTPKLLEILSSLGMGATGTMKKNLVPKQCRLKTENQLKRSGRGSSDCAVRDDSAFCITVWFDKKNIILASNEHSIQPVSTCQRWCKREKRHLEVERPRVVELYNSKMGGVDIIDQVISCY from the exons ATGGCGGCTGgctggagaaaagagaggaggaacagtCTCTTCAGCAATATCGTCGCACCCATGG AATACCAGCGACTGCTGGCAGAATTTAGTAATTCTGATTTGAGCAGcatatctgatgatgatgatgactggccTTCATCTCCACTTCGGCGCAGAGAACTCTTTCATGAACTATGTGCCAACACTGAGAGTTCAGCATCTGAGTCTGATGAAGAGAACAACAGAGATGGAAATGTTACCACCAGGTCCCCTGAAGTTACAAGTAGCACTGCAGCTGCCCAGACTGGACCCAGCAGAAATCTCAATACTAGTGGATGTCATCATTTCAGGAGAAATATAAACTTCAATCACAGATTTACTgtagatgttgataataattttcaGGGAACTAATTTTCAATCCACAGTTCTCTCCCCTGTAGATTATTTCATGGCTTACCTCTCACCTGAAATTTTAGATGCAATGACTctagaaacacagaaaaagtaCATGTCCAAAAAAGGAAAGCCATTATCACTAACAGTAGATCAAATGAAAAAGTTTATAGGAATAAATTTCCTTATGTCAGTGTTAAAATTCCCTAGAATTAAAATGTACtggcaaaagaaaacaaggatttCTGTTATAGCTGATGCCATGAGTCATGACATGTTTTCAGTAATCATAGCTTCTCTGAAAGTCTTTGATGAGAGTCTGTTGAATGCAGCACAGAGGAAATCAGACAGATTTCATAAGATAAGACCACTCATAGATTGTGTTCGTTCACGCTGTTTGGAGTTAGACAGACCTCAGTATGTCTCAGTTGATGAAATGATCATTCCATTTACAGGCAGAACACACCTTAAGCAATTTACACCTCGGAAACCAAACCCACATGGCCTAAAGATCTTTGTTTTAGCTAGTAGTGATGGCCAAGTCCTAGATTTTGAGTTTTTTCAGGGTAAGGAAGACTTGCTTTTGAATGTACAAAGAACTGGACTTCATCTTCCAGAGTGGGGTACCCTTAAGATAGGAGAAGCTGCAGTCCTAAGATTTGTAAAGTCAGTCAGTAGAGGTACTAGTTTCTTCTTTGATAGGTTTTTTACTACACCTAAGCTCTTAGAAATTCTCTCATCATTAGGAATGGGAGCTACAGGGACAATGAAGAAGAACCTTGTGCCAAAACAGTGTCGATTGAAGACAGAGAATCAGTTAAAGAGATCCGGCAGAGGTTCCTCTGACTGTGCAGTGAGAGATGATTCTGCTTTTTGTATAACTGTATggtttgacaaaaaaaacatcatcttaGCATCTAATGAACATAGTATTCAGCCAGTATCTACTTGTCAGAGGtggtgtaaaagagaaaaacgccACTTAGAAGTGGAACGTCCTAGGGTTGTTGAGCTATACAACTCAAAGATGGGGGGCGTTGATATTATTGATCAGGTCATTAGCTGTTACTGA
- the LOC119586476 gene encoding piggyBac transposable element-derived protein 3-like isoform X1: protein MAAGWRKERRNSLFSNIVAPMEEYQRLLAEFSNSDLSSISDDDDDWPSSPLRRRELFHELCANTESSASESDEENNRDGNVTTRSPEVTSSTAAAQTGPSRNLNTSGCHHFRRNINFNHRFTVDVDNNFQGTNFQSTVLSPVDYFMAYLSPEILDAMTLETQKKYMSKKGKPLSLTVDQMKKFIGINFLMSVLKFPRIKMYWQKKTRISVIADAMSHDMFSVIIASLKVFDESLLNAAQRKSDRFHKIRPLIDCVRSRCLELDRPQYVSVDEMIIPFTGRTHLKQFTPRKPNPHGLKIFVLASSDGQVLDFEFFQGKEDLLLNVQRTGLHLPEWGTLKIGEAAVLRFVKSVSRGTSFFFDRFFTTPKLLEILSSLGMGATGTMKKNLVPKQCRLKTENQLKRSGRGSSDCAVRDDSAFCITVWFDKKNIILASNEHSIQPVSTCQRWCKREKRHLEVERPRVVELYNSKMGGVDIIDQVISCY, encoded by the exons ATGGCGGCTGgctggagaaaagagaggaggaacagtCTCTTCAGCAATATCGTCGCACCCATGG aagAATACCAGCGACTGCTGGCAGAATTTAGTAATTCTGATTTGAGCAGcatatctgatgatgatgatgactggccTTCATCTCCACTTCGGCGCAGAGAACTCTTTCATGAACTATGTGCCAACACTGAGAGTTCAGCATCTGAGTCTGATGAAGAGAACAACAGAGATGGAAATGTTACCACCAGGTCCCCTGAAGTTACAAGTAGCACTGCAGCTGCCCAGACTGGACCCAGCAGAAATCTCAATACTAGTGGATGTCATCATTTCAGGAGAAATATAAACTTCAATCACAGATTTACTgtagatgttgataataattttcaGGGAACTAATTTTCAATCCACAGTTCTCTCCCCTGTAGATTATTTCATGGCTTACCTCTCACCTGAAATTTTAGATGCAATGACTctagaaacacagaaaaagtaCATGTCCAAAAAAGGAAAGCCATTATCACTAACAGTAGATCAAATGAAAAAGTTTATAGGAATAAATTTCCTTATGTCAGTGTTAAAATTCCCTAGAATTAAAATGTACtggcaaaagaaaacaaggatttCTGTTATAGCTGATGCCATGAGTCATGACATGTTTTCAGTAATCATAGCTTCTCTGAAAGTCTTTGATGAGAGTCTGTTGAATGCAGCACAGAGGAAATCAGACAGATTTCATAAGATAAGACCACTCATAGATTGTGTTCGTTCACGCTGTTTGGAGTTAGACAGACCTCAGTATGTCTCAGTTGATGAAATGATCATTCCATTTACAGGCAGAACACACCTTAAGCAATTTACACCTCGGAAACCAAACCCACATGGCCTAAAGATCTTTGTTTTAGCTAGTAGTGATGGCCAAGTCCTAGATTTTGAGTTTTTTCAGGGTAAGGAAGACTTGCTTTTGAATGTACAAAGAACTGGACTTCATCTTCCAGAGTGGGGTACCCTTAAGATAGGAGAAGCTGCAGTCCTAAGATTTGTAAAGTCAGTCAGTAGAGGTACTAGTTTCTTCTTTGATAGGTTTTTTACTACACCTAAGCTCTTAGAAATTCTCTCATCATTAGGAATGGGAGCTACAGGGACAATGAAGAAGAACCTTGTGCCAAAACAGTGTCGATTGAAGACAGAGAATCAGTTAAAGAGATCCGGCAGAGGTTCCTCTGACTGTGCAGTGAGAGATGATTCTGCTTTTTGTATAACTGTATggtttgacaaaaaaaacatcatcttaGCATCTAATGAACATAGTATTCAGCCAGTATCTACTTGTCAGAGGtggtgtaaaagagaaaaacgccACTTAGAAGTGGAACGTCCTAGGGTTGTTGAGCTATACAACTCAAAGATGGGGGGCGTTGATATTATTGATCAGGTCATTAGCTGTTACTGA